One stretch of Verrucomicrobiota bacterium DNA includes these proteins:
- a CDS encoding J domain-containing protein has product MTHYQALNVLLDSSADEIKSAFRKLAMQHHPDKGGDPHLFDAIQKAYSALSDPAKRMEYDASLKRRPVQDLKKLSSQLAHQFCNA; this is encoded by the coding sequence ATGACTCATTACCAGGCCCTTAATGTCTTGCTGGATTCATCCGCCGATGAGATCAAGTCCGCATTCCGCAAGCTGGCCATGCAGCATCACCCCGACAAGGGTGGGGACCCGCACCTTTTCGACGCCATCCAGAAAGCCTATTCGGCACTCTCGGATCCCGCCAAGCGCATGGAGTACGACGCATCGCTCAAGCGGCGCCCGGTTCAAGACTTGAAAAAACTCTCTTCACAGCTAGCCCACCAATTCTGCAACGCATGA